In the genome of Vallitalea okinawensis, one region contains:
- a CDS encoding S-layer homology domain-containing protein: protein MRKISSGFLAVCFALVVFMQPFVSEAQVIDKEITLAASDDEQLGITMEPKISQEDAIAIALEFAKEYIAVELNDEYEMDIYLEDYSWRSTSDLFYSIYFSKYDDSYSKDISFEIDAMSGEVVSFDQWEYDYNSNFNYIPKLSYDEAKVISNAFLKKIQPVYAKGVMLEEDDNYGAYPSETYSFQYVRVHNDIPFDTNYINIDVDAITGKIDYYSIGWHEDVQFVEVSNMISNEEAYKILADSCTVELNYVEQSNPDTYETEAIVAVYEPRFNKYMINAEGGNEFEYVTSYIVDDDEVVTDLSSEDKERLKDISIDIPQPANVTYTDEEVNNVALIYKDLMGITDMKIDGTWLYDYDEEKLWSVELQGESNPYNYSYSSMDIEAETGKLTYYSHNGEDKEYMLSQSGTEEKMSWEEAYKEAVAMIATLYPNEFKEIITKQTYYDNSYYYDEYGMEDVFYYFSFSRGVNGIEYYNNSIDIEIGAYSGDVNSIYYTWSKLEFPKFENLISEKEAIDAYLNHYESHLSYVMEDYESADKKAIPVYTLEVEDVYSYPAAVDAKTGEVLDYWGNSVTNDKIYVNFEGHPSEKELTIMQQYGFIDYEGVSLQDDMTVTEFIKILVNILGYSSYYVEDDDALKFTNVTKEDDAYDHLMGAIYYGLVENEAIEWDFDKVLNREEMAMYMVKMLGYNDLAELSSIYKASFSDAEDISKDLMGYVAIGEGLGILKGEDGKFYPKKNVTYEEAAVALYNLLSGN, encoded by the coding sequence ATGAGAAAAATTAGTAGCGGATTTTTAGCAGTATGCTTTGCATTGGTTGTTTTTATGCAGCCATTTGTGAGCGAGGCGCAAGTTATAGATAAAGAAATAACATTAGCAGCCTCAGATGATGAACAGTTAGGAATTACAATGGAGCCAAAAATTAGTCAAGAAGATGCCATTGCAATCGCATTGGAATTTGCAAAAGAGTATATAGCTGTTGAACTTAATGACGAGTATGAAATGGATATATATTTAGAGGACTATAGTTGGCGTTCTACTAGTGATCTGTTTTATTCTATCTACTTTTCTAAATATGATGATAGCTATAGTAAAGACATTAGTTTTGAAATAGATGCTATGTCAGGCGAAGTGGTAAGTTTTGATCAATGGGAATATGATTATAATAGTAATTTTAACTATATACCAAAGTTATCTTATGATGAAGCAAAAGTAATAAGTAATGCTTTCTTAAAAAAGATACAACCAGTATATGCAAAAGGAGTTATGTTAGAAGAAGACGACAATTACGGAGCATATCCGTCAGAAACTTATAGCTTCCAATATGTACGTGTACATAATGATATCCCATTTGATACCAACTACATTAATATTGATGTAGATGCAATAACAGGTAAGATTGACTATTACTCCATCGGTTGGCATGAAGATGTTCAATTTGTTGAAGTATCTAACATGATAAGTAATGAAGAGGCTTATAAGATACTGGCAGACAGTTGTACTGTAGAGCTTAATTATGTGGAACAAAGTAATCCAGATACCTATGAAACAGAAGCTATTGTTGCAGTGTACGAACCTAGATTTAATAAATATATGATCAATGCTGAAGGTGGTAACGAATTTGAGTATGTGACATCATATATTGTAGATGATGATGAAGTAGTTACTGATTTATCATCAGAAGATAAGGAACGTTTGAAGGATATTAGTATAGACATACCACAACCAGCCAATGTAACATATACAGATGAAGAAGTAAACAATGTAGCTTTGATTTATAAAGATCTCATGGGCATTACCGATATGAAAATTGATGGTACGTGGTTATATGATTATGATGAAGAAAAATTATGGTCAGTAGAATTACAAGGTGAAAGTAATCCTTATAATTACTCCTACTCAAGCATGGATATAGAAGCTGAAACAGGTAAGTTAACATATTACAGTCATAACGGCGAAGACAAAGAGTATATGTTATCTCAGTCAGGTACAGAAGAAAAAATGTCTTGGGAAGAAGCTTACAAAGAAGCAGTAGCCATGATAGCTACCCTTTACCCAAATGAATTTAAAGAAATTATTACCAAACAGACTTATTATGATAACTCATACTATTATGATGAATATGGAATGGAAGATGTATTCTACTATTTTAGTTTTTCAAGAGGCGTGAATGGTATTGAGTATTATAATAATAGCATAGACATTGAGATTGGCGCATACTCAGGAGACGTTAATAGTATTTATTATACATGGAGTAAACTAGAATTTCCTAAGTTTGAAAATCTTATAAGTGAGAAAGAAGCTATAGATGCCTACTTAAATCACTATGAAAGCCACTTATCTTATGTAATGGAAGATTATGAGAGTGCTGATAAAAAAGCTATACCAGTTTATACTTTAGAGGTAGAAGATGTCTATAGTTACCCAGCAGCTGTTGATGCAAAAACTGGAGAAGTTCTTGACTACTGGGGAAATTCAGTGACAAATGATAAAATCTATGTGAATTTTGAAGGGCATCCGTCTGAAAAAGAGCTTACCATTATGCAACAATATGGTTTTATCGATTATGAAGGTGTTAGCCTTCAAGATGATATGACAGTAACAGAATTTATCAAGATACTTGTCAACATATTAGGCTACAGTAGTTACTATGTGGAAGATGATGATGCCTTAAAGTTTACGAACGTGACTAAAGAAGATGATGCTTATGATCACTTAATGGGAGCTATTTATTATGGTCTTGTTGAGAATGAAGCTATAGAGTGGGACTTTGATAAGGTACTTAATCGTGAAGAGATGGCTATGTACATGGTTAAAATGTTAGGTTACAATGATTTAGCTGAGTTATCCAGTATTTACAAAGCTAGTTTTTCTGATGCAGAAGATATATCCAAAGACCTAATGGGTTATGTAGCCATTGGTGAAGGATTAGGTATTCTTAAAGGTGAGGATGGTAAGTTCTATCCAAAGAAAAATGTCACTTATGAAGAAGCTGCAGTAGCTCTATACAATTTGCTAAGTGGTAATTAA
- a CDS encoding prolyl-tRNA synthetase associated domain-containing protein produces the protein MDKEKQVYALLDKLDIAYELFEHEPAHNMEEIDDVQKKIGGVYCKNLFLRNSKGDQHYLTLVEGSKRVDLRRLARIIESTRLSFASPERLMKYLGLVPGEVGPFGLINDSQKVVKLIIDQSIVDAERISFHPNNNAKTVVISYKNLLKFINWVGNEMIWIHL, from the coding sequence ATGGATAAAGAGAAACAAGTTTATGCACTTTTAGACAAATTAGATATTGCCTATGAGCTTTTTGAACATGAACCAGCTCATAACATGGAAGAGATAGATGATGTACAAAAGAAAATAGGTGGTGTTTACTGTAAAAATCTATTCTTAAGAAATAGTAAAGGTGACCAGCATTATTTAACATTAGTAGAAGGTAGTAAAAGGGTTGATTTAAGAAGACTAGCTAGAATCATAGAAAGTACTCGTCTAAGTTTTGCTTCACCGGAGAGGTTAATGAAATATTTAGGTCTGGTGCCTGGAGAAGTTGGTCCCTTTGGGCTGATAAATGATAGTCAGAAAGTAGTTAAATTAATAATAGATCAAAGTATAGTAGATGCTGAGCGTATCAGTTTTCATCCCAATAATAATGCAAAAACAGTGGTTATCAGCTATAAAAATTTATTAAAATTCATAAATTGGGTAGGTAATGAAATGATCTGGATTCATTTATAG